The proteins below are encoded in one region of Avibacterium volantium:
- a CDS encoding helix-turn-helix domain-containing protein, producing MLDKNKQLLLNVGQAIAKYRQAVGLTQAQLAEILEISNDAVSRMERGKSVPNILRLLELSEIFHCEIADLLTNSSNRSMDQARQLEQLLKGLDGYERAELLNLVERMLKWKAHKEE from the coding sequence ATGCTGGATAAGAATAAGCAGCTACTACTCAATGTAGGACAAGCCATAGCAAAATACCGCCAAGCAGTAGGATTGACTCAAGCGCAGTTGGCAGAAATTTTGGAAATTAGTAATGATGCTGTTTCTCGAATGGAACGTGGGAAATCCGTACCAAATATTTTACGTTTATTAGAATTATCTGAAATATTTCACTGTGAAATTGCAGATTTATTAACAAATAGTAGTAATCGTTCTATGGATCAAGCCAGGCAATTAGAACAGTTATTAAAAGGATTAGATGGCTATGAACGCGCTGAACTACTTAATTTAGTAGAGCGAATGTTGAAATGGAAAGCGCATAAAGAAGAATAA
- the tldD gene encoding metalloprotease TldD → MLNKVTQSLLAPSQLATQDLMNVFNLMDHRNIDYADLYFQLSQDESWVLEDGIIKEGGFHIDRGVGVRAVSGEKTGFAYADQINLASLQQCANAVKGIAQPSQQSFILPQRFMPVSAVQRYVAINPLESLSKEKKIELLHLVDRTARSADPRVTKVSASLSAIYEEVLIAATDGTLAADIRPLVRLSISVLVEEDGKRERGGAGCGGRFGLDWFFDIDNGEMRAVAFAKEAVRQALVNLNAIPAPAGLMPVVLGAGWPGVLLHEAVGHGLEGDFNRKESSLFTGKVGELVTSPLCTIVDDGTLPNRRGSLTIDDEGVPSQCNVLIKDGILQGYMQDKMNARLMGVAPTGNGRRESYAHLPMPRMTNTYMLEGKSKFDDLIASVDRGIFAPHFGGGQVDITSGKFVFSTSEAYLIENGKITKPVKGATLIGSGIEVMQNISMVADSVEIDHGIGVCGKEGQSVPVGVGQPALKIEEITVGGTS, encoded by the coding sequence ATGCTAAATAAAGTAACCCAATCCCTACTTGCGCCGAGTCAGTTGGCAACGCAAGATTTAATGAATGTGTTTAACCTAATGGATCACCGCAATATCGATTATGCGGATTTATATTTCCAGCTTAGCCAAGATGAAAGTTGGGTGTTAGAAGACGGTATTATTAAAGAAGGCGGTTTTCATATTGATCGTGGCGTGGGCGTGCGTGCGGTGAGTGGTGAGAAAACTGGTTTTGCTTATGCGGATCAAATCAACTTGGCGAGCTTACAGCAATGTGCCAATGCGGTAAAAGGCATTGCCCAGCCTTCACAGCAAAGCTTTATTTTGCCACAGCGATTTATGCCTGTTTCTGCGGTGCAACGCTATGTAGCGATTAATCCATTGGAAAGCCTAAGTAAAGAAAAGAAAATTGAATTATTACATTTGGTGGATCGCACTGCGCGTTCGGCTGATCCCCGTGTAACCAAAGTATCCGCCAGTTTAAGTGCTATTTATGAAGAAGTGCTGATTGCTGCCACTGATGGCACATTAGCCGCGGATATTCGTCCTTTAGTGCGTTTGTCTATTTCTGTTTTGGTGGAAGAAGATGGCAAGCGTGAGCGTGGTGGGGCAGGCTGCGGCGGACGCTTTGGATTAGATTGGTTCTTTGATATAGACAACGGCGAAATGCGCGCAGTGGCGTTTGCCAAAGAAGCGGTGCGACAAGCTTTGGTGAATCTTAATGCGATTCCAGCACCTGCTGGATTAATGCCTGTTGTGCTTGGTGCGGGCTGGCCGGGCGTGCTATTGCACGAAGCGGTCGGACACGGCTTAGAAGGGGATTTCAATCGTAAAGAAAGTTCCTTATTTACGGGCAAAGTGGGCGAGCTGGTAACTTCACCGCTTTGCACCATTGTTGATGACGGCACATTGCCAAATCGCCGCGGCTCGCTCACCATTGATGATGAAGGCGTGCCAAGCCAATGTAACGTATTGATTAAAGATGGTATTTTACAAGGCTATATGCAAGACAAAATGAATGCGCGCTTGATGGGCGTTGCACCTACGGGCAATGGCCGCCGTGAAAGTTATGCCCATTTGCCAATGCCAAGAATGACCAATACTTATATGCTTGAAGGAAAAAGCAAATTTGACGATTTGATTGCTTCCGTAGATCGTGGCATTTTTGCACCGCACTTTGGTGGCGGTCAAGTGGACATTACTTCAGGCAAATTCGTATTCTCAACCTCTGAAGCCTATTTAATCGAAAATGGCAAAATCACCAAACCAGTCAAAGGCGCAACCCTTATCGGCAGCGGCATTGAAGTGATGCAAAACATCTCAATGGTGGCCGACAGCGTAGAAATCGACCACGGCATCGGCGTATGCGGCAAAGAAGGCCAAAGCGTCCCCGTTGGTGTTGGGCAGCCCGCATTAAAAATTGAAGAAATTACGGTGGGTGGGACGAGTTAG
- a CDS encoding type II toxin-antitoxin system PemK/MazF family toxin → MVKSPFDRGDIISVCLNPTVGKEIQGERRPALVLSSRAFHQLGFMKIAPITQGNAEMARENGFAVTLIGTGCKTQGIILAYQTRTIDFRNRDAKKLESAPDYIVSEVQDIVESILRD, encoded by the coding sequence ATGGTAAAATCGCCCTTTGATCGTGGTGATATTATCTCGGTGTGTTTAAATCCGACTGTTGGCAAGGAAATTCAAGGAGAACGTAGACCTGCGTTAGTGCTGAGTAGTCGTGCTTTTCATCAATTGGGTTTTATGAAAATTGCGCCGATTACACAAGGTAACGCTGAAATGGCAAGAGAAAATGGCTTTGCTGTTACCTTAATCGGTACAGGCTGTAAAACGCAAGGTATTATTCTAGCTTATCAAACAAGAACCATTGATTTTAGAAATCGAGATGCGAAGAAATTAGAATCTGCACCAGATTATATTGTGTCAGAAGTTCAAGATATTGTGGAATCCATACTCAGAGATTAA
- a CDS encoding AbrB/MazE/SpoVT family DNA-binding domain-containing protein yields the protein MNIKVEIKQWGNSKAVRLPKDFAAAMNLNAGDMLEFAQVDEQTIKVVVLPNPSKVKKKRLSLAERIAMTSHKTLPTCDEWDSIEPVGGEV from the coding sequence ATGAACATCAAAGTTGAAATCAAACAGTGGGGAAATAGCAAAGCCGTGCGTTTGCCAAAGGATTTTGCTGCTGCAATGAATTTAAACGCGGGAGATATGTTGGAATTTGCGCAAGTTGATGAACAAACCATCAAGGTTGTTGTGCTACCCAATCCAAGCAAAGTTAAGAAAAAAAGATTGAGCCTTGCGGAACGTATCGCAATGACATCGCATAAAACGTTGCCTACTTGCGATGAATGGGATTCCATTGAACCTGTGGGAGGCGAAGTTTAA
- the rng gene encoding ribonuclease G has translation METVELLVNVTPSETRIALVDTGILKEVHIERQAKRGIVGNIYKGRVTRVLPGMQSAFVDIGLEKAAFLHASDIVSHTECVDENEKKQFIVKDIAELVREGQDIVVQVVKDPLGTKGARLTTDITLPSRYLVFMPENSHVGVSQRIESEEERARLKDLVLPFCDELGGFIIRTAAEGAREEDLLQDAEFLKRLWRKVMERRAKYPTRSMLYGELALPQRILRDFIGVDLEKIRIDSHLCFDEVKQFTEEFIPSLTDKLMLHSGKQPLFDVYGVENAIHTALDKRVNLKSGGYLIIEQTEAMTTIDINTGAFVGHRNLEETIFNTNIEATKAIAQQLQLRNLGGIIIIDFIDMQKEEHQTRVLESLQEALAKDRVKTSVNGFTQLGLVEMTRKRTRESLEHVLCDECPECSGRGRVKTVETICYEIMREIIRVHHLFDSEKFVVYASRAVADYLINEESHGLVAELEVFVGKQIQIKTEVYYHQEQFDVVVM, from the coding sequence ATGGAAACCGTAGAATTATTAGTTAATGTAACGCCAAGTGAAACCCGCATCGCCCTTGTGGATACGGGGATTTTGAAAGAAGTGCATATCGAACGCCAAGCCAAACGTGGCATTGTTGGTAATATTTATAAAGGGCGAGTAACGCGCGTGCTGCCCGGAATGCAATCGGCTTTTGTGGATATTGGCTTGGAAAAAGCAGCATTTTTACACGCTTCTGATATTGTTTCGCACACAGAATGTGTAGATGAGAACGAGAAAAAACAGTTCATCGTCAAAGACATTGCGGAGCTTGTGCGCGAAGGGCAAGATATAGTGGTGCAAGTGGTGAAAGATCCCCTTGGCACGAAAGGCGCAAGGCTAACCACGGACATTACGCTGCCTTCTCGCTATCTCGTGTTTATGCCAGAAAATAGCCACGTTGGCGTGTCGCAACGGATTGAAAGCGAAGAAGAACGTGCGCGCTTAAAAGATCTGGTATTGCCATTTTGCGATGAATTAGGCGGCTTTATTATTCGTACTGCGGCGGAAGGGGCGCGAGAAGAAGATTTATTACAAGATGCCGAATTTTTAAAACGCTTATGGCGCAAGGTAATGGAGCGCCGCGCAAAATACCCAACACGTTCAATGCTTTATGGAGAACTTGCACTTCCGCAGCGTATTTTGCGTGATTTTATTGGGGTCGATTTAGAAAAAATCCGCATTGATTCCCATCTTTGCTTTGATGAAGTGAAGCAATTCACCGAAGAATTTATCCCAAGTTTGACGGACAAGTTAATGTTGCATTCAGGCAAGCAGCCCTTGTTTGATGTCTATGGTGTGGAAAATGCTATTCATACTGCTTTGGACAAGCGTGTTAATCTCAAATCGGGCGGTTATCTTATTATCGAACAAACGGAAGCAATGACCACTATTGACATTAATACCGGCGCATTCGTGGGGCATCGTAACCTTGAAGAAACCATTTTCAATACCAATATTGAAGCCACCAAAGCCATCGCTCAACAGCTTCAGTTACGCAATCTTGGCGGTATTATCATCATTGATTTTATTGATATGCAAAAAGAAGAGCATCAAACCCGCGTGCTGGAATCCTTACAAGAAGCACTGGCAAAAGATCGTGTAAAAACCAGTGTGAACGGCTTTACTCAGCTCGGTTTGGTGGAAATGACACGCAAACGCACCCGTGAAAGTTTAGAACACGTTTTATGTGATGAATGCCCAGAATGTAGCGGACGTGGACGGGTGAAAACCGTAGAAACCATTTGCTACGAAATTATGCGTGAAATTATTCGCGTACACCACCTTTTCGACAGCGAAAAATTTGTGGTGTATGCTTCAAGAGCCGTGGCGGATTATTTGATCAACGAAGAAAGCCACGGACTTGTAGCAGAACTAGAAGTATTCGTTGGTAAACAAATTCAAATAAAAACCGAAGTGTATTACCACCAAGAACAGTTTGACGTGGTAGTAATGTAA
- the cmoB gene encoding tRNA 5-methoxyuridine(34)/uridine 5-oxyacetic acid(34) synthase CmoB, with amino-acid sequence MIDFRPFYQQIATSPLSAWLETLPAQLKQWEKQTHSDYAKWAKIVDFLPDLHANQINLKSAVQSESDFELSAGERQRIIYHLKQLMPWRKGPYHLYGIHIDCEWRSDFKWDRVLPHLAPLNDRVILDVGCGSGYHMWRMAGEGAKMVVGIDPTELFLCQFEAVRKLLNNDRRANLIPLGIEQMQPLGVFDTVFSMGVLYHRKSPFEHFAQLKNQLRAGGELVLETLVIDGDENTVLVPQDRYAKMKNVYFIPSVKALILWLEKSGFHNVRCVDVAVTSLEEQRKTEWLENESLIDFLDPNDHSKTIEGYPAPKRAVILANK; translated from the coding sequence ATGATCGATTTTCGTCCTTTTTATCAACAAATTGCAACCAGCCCGCTTTCTGCTTGGCTCGAAACCTTACCCGCTCAACTTAAGCAGTGGGAAAAGCAAACCCACAGTGATTACGCCAAATGGGCAAAAATTGTAGATTTTCTGCCTGATTTGCACGCCAACCAGATTAATTTAAAAAGTGCAGTGCAATCTGAGAGCGATTTTGAACTCAGCGCAGGCGAGCGTCAGCGCATTATTTATCATCTCAAACAATTGATGCCTTGGCGCAAAGGGCCTTATCATCTTTATGGCATTCATATTGATTGTGAATGGCGTTCTGATTTCAAATGGGATCGCGTGCTGCCACACCTTGCCCCACTCAACGATCGCGTAATTTTAGATGTGGGCTGCGGCAGTGGTTATCATATGTGGCGAATGGCGGGCGAAGGGGCAAAAATGGTAGTCGGCATCGATCCTACTGAATTATTTTTATGCCAATTTGAAGCGGTACGTAAATTACTAAATAATGACCGCCGTGCCAATTTAATTCCCCTTGGCATTGAGCAAATGCAACCTTTAGGTGTGTTTGATACTGTGTTTTCAATGGGTGTGTTATATCATCGCAAATCGCCTTTTGAACATTTTGCACAATTGAAAAATCAGCTAAGAGCTGGCGGTGAATTGGTGCTTGAAACCTTAGTTATTGATGGCGATGAAAACACCGTGCTTGTGCCGCAAGATCGCTACGCCAAAATGAAAAATGTGTATTTTATCCCTTCCGTCAAGGCCTTGATTTTATGGCTAGAAAAAAGCGGATTCCACAATGTGCGCTGTGTAGATGTGGCAGTAACCAGCCTTGAAGAACAACGTAAAACCGAATGGCTAGAAAATGAGAGCTTGATTGATTTTCTTGATCCAAACGATCACAGCAAAACCATTGAAGGCTATCCTGCACCAAAAAGAGCGGTGATTTTGGCAAATAAATAA
- a CDS encoding NADP-dependent malic enzyme, whose translation MDAQLRQAALDFHEFPKPGKIEVTPTKSLATQRDLALAYSPGVAEPCLEIEKDPANAYKYTARGNLVAVISNGTAVLGLGNIGALAGKPVMEGKGVLFKKFAGVDVFDIEIDEKDPDKLVEIIAALEPTFGGINLEDIKAPECFYIEQKLRERMNIPVFHDDQHGTAIISAAAVINGLRIVNKKIEDVKLVASGAGAASIACLNLLVSLGMKKEHITVCDSKGVIFKGRDERMDETKKLYAIEDNGTRTLADAMPNCDIFLGCSAAGALTQEMVKTMARDPLILALANPEPEILPPLAKEVRPDAIVCTGRSDYPNQVNNVLCFPFIFRGALDVSATTINEEMKLAAVYAIADLALAEQSEVVTSAYGGAEISFGPDYLIPKPFDPRLIVKIAPAVAKAAMDSGVATRPIEDFDAYLEKLTQFVYKTNLFMKPVFAQAKQDKKRVLLTDGEETRVLHAVQEIATLGIAQPVLLGRTHIIEEKIKKLGLHLEIGRDFDIIDIENNPYYDECWQRYHDKLKRQGMTPSGAKRKMLHNPTALGTVLLELGKADAMLCGLVGPYASHLGAIKDFTGVKAGAIPATVNGLVLPTGNLFIADTFVNPNPTAEELAEITLMSAAEVRRFGIEPQVALVSHSNYGSFNDENAVKMREVLKLVREKAPELIIDGEMHCDIALSESLRNEVMPDSPLKGAANLLIMPTMEAARISLNLLQGTATPITIGPILMGVNKTAHILTSASSVRRIINMVAVAAVKAQQEV comes from the coding sequence ATGGACGCACAATTACGCCAAGCGGCGCTTGATTTCCACGAATTTCCAAAGCCGGGAAAAATTGAAGTTACCCCAACCAAATCTCTCGCCACACAGCGTGATCTTGCTTTAGCTTATTCACCGGGAGTAGCAGAGCCTTGTTTAGAAATTGAAAAAGATCCTGCCAATGCTTATAAATACACGGCTCGCGGCAATCTTGTTGCGGTAATTTCTAATGGAACCGCGGTGCTAGGCTTAGGTAATATCGGCGCCTTAGCAGGCAAACCCGTAATGGAAGGGAAAGGCGTGCTATTTAAAAAGTTCGCTGGCGTAGATGTGTTTGATATTGAAATTGATGAAAAAGATCCTGATAAATTAGTAGAAATTATCGCCGCACTTGAACCAACTTTCGGCGGTATTAATCTTGAAGACATCAAAGCCCCAGAGTGTTTTTACATTGAACAAAAATTGCGTGAGCGAATGAATATTCCCGTATTCCACGATGATCAGCACGGCACAGCCATTATTTCAGCCGCTGCAGTGATCAACGGTTTACGCATTGTGAATAAAAAAATTGAAGACGTAAAATTAGTGGCATCGGGCGCAGGCGCAGCGTCTATTGCTTGCTTGAACTTGTTGGTTTCTCTTGGAATGAAAAAAGAACACATCACCGTGTGTGATTCCAAAGGCGTGATTTTCAAAGGCCGTGATGAACGAATGGACGAAACCAAAAAGCTTTACGCCATTGAAGATAACGGCACGCGTACCTTGGCAGATGCAATGCCGAATTGTGATATTTTCCTTGGCTGTTCCGCCGCAGGGGCATTAACCCAAGAAATGGTTAAAACTATGGCAAGAGATCCGCTTATTCTTGCCTTGGCTAACCCAGAACCTGAAATTTTACCGCCACTTGCCAAAGAAGTTCGCCCTGATGCAATTGTTTGTACAGGCCGTTCAGACTACCCGAATCAAGTAAATAACGTGCTTTGTTTCCCATTCATTTTCCGTGGTGCATTAGATGTGAGCGCCACCACCATTAATGAAGAAATGAAATTAGCTGCGGTGTACGCCATTGCGGATCTCGCCTTGGCAGAGCAAAGCGAAGTGGTTACTTCCGCCTATGGTGGCGCGGAAATTTCTTTTGGACCAGATTACTTAATTCCAAAACCATTCGATCCGCGTCTTATTGTGAAAATTGCCCCAGCGGTTGCGAAAGCGGCGATGGATAGCGGCGTGGCAACTCGTCCAATTGAAGATTTTGATGCCTATTTAGAAAAACTCACTCAATTCGTTTACAAAACGAATTTATTTATGAAACCAGTGTTCGCCCAAGCGAAACAAGACAAAAAACGTGTCTTACTAACAGATGGCGAAGAAACGCGCGTGCTTCACGCCGTGCAAGAAATTGCCACCTTAGGCATTGCGCAACCTGTGTTGCTAGGACGTACGCACATCATTGAAGAAAAAATCAAAAAACTTGGCTTGCATCTTGAAATAGGGCGTGATTTTGACATTATCGACATCGAAAACAATCCTTACTATGACGAATGCTGGCAACGTTATCACGACAAGTTAAAACGCCAAGGAATGACGCCATCAGGCGCAAAACGTAAAATGTTGCATAATCCGACCGCACTTGGCACAGTGTTATTAGAACTTGGCAAAGCCGATGCAATGCTCTGCGGATTGGTTGGGCCTTATGCTTCTCACTTAGGCGCAATCAAAGATTTCACTGGTGTGAAAGCAGGCGCAATTCCCGCTACTGTAAATGGTTTGGTGTTACCAACGGGCAACTTGTTTATCGCCGATACGTTCGTTAATCCAAATCCAACGGCAGAAGAATTAGCGGAAATTACCTTAATGTCTGCCGCAGAAGTTCGCCGTTTTGGTATCGAGCCACAAGTGGCACTGGTTTCTCATTCTAACTATGGTAGTTTCAATGATGAAAATGCAGTAAAAATGCGTGAAGTGTTAAAACTTGTGCGTGAAAAAGCGCCAGAATTAATCATTGATGGTGAAATGCACTGCGACATTGCCCTTTCCGAAAGTTTACGCAACGAAGTGATGCCAGATAGCCCGTTAAAAGGCGCAGCAAACTTGCTAATTATGCCAACAATGGAGGCGGCACGCATCAGCCTAAACCTGCTACAAGGCACGGCAACGCCAATCACCATTGGACCAATCTTAATGGGGGTAAATAAAACTGCCCATATTTTAACCTCTGCCTCGTCCGTTCGCCGTATTATCAATATGGTGGCAGTTGCCGCAGTGAAAGCGCAACAAGAAGTGTAA
- the rsuA gene encoding 16S rRNA pseudouridine(516) synthase RsuA yields the protein MRLDKFLAEQTGLTRSQANKALRQSAVQINGKIEKNGATKVSAEDEIYFDGERLTWFEAGHYIMLNKPQGYVCSNDDGDYPTIYQFFDYPLAGKLHSAGRLDVDTTGLVLLTDDGQWSHRITSPKHHCEKTYLVTLADPVENHYQQACAEGILLRGEKHPTKPAKLEIIDDYNVNLTLSEGRYHQVKRMFAALGNKVIGLHRWKIGDVVLDEQLEEGEYRPLSAEELNALK from the coding sequence ATGAGATTAGATAAATTTTTAGCCGAGCAAACAGGACTAACGCGCTCTCAAGCCAATAAAGCGCTACGCCAAAGTGCGGTGCAAATTAATGGAAAAATTGAGAAAAACGGCGCAACCAAAGTGAGTGCGGAAGATGAGATTTACTTTGATGGTGAACGCCTTACTTGGTTTGAAGCGGGGCATTATATTATGCTGAATAAACCGCAAGGCTATGTTTGCTCCAATGATGATGGCGATTATCCGACAATTTATCAATTCTTTGATTATCCCCTTGCCGGCAAATTGCACAGTGCAGGGCGTCTAGATGTGGATACCACAGGGCTGGTGTTGCTCACTGATGATGGACAGTGGTCGCATCGCATCACTTCACCAAAACATCATTGCGAGAAAACCTATTTGGTTACCCTTGCCGATCCCGTAGAAAATCATTATCAACAAGCCTGCGCCGAAGGCATTTTATTGCGTGGTGAAAAACACCCTACCAAGCCTGCTAAACTTGAAATTATTGATGATTACAATGTAAATCTCACCCTAAGCGAAGGGCGTTATCATCAAGTAAAACGAATGTTTGCCGCCTTAGGCAACAAAGTGATTGGGCTGCACCGTTGGAAAATTGGCGATGTGGTGCTAGATGAGCAATTAGAAGAAGGGGAATACCGCCCGTTAAGCGCAGAAGAATTAAACGCATTAAAATAA
- a CDS encoding Bcr/CflA family multidrug efflux MFS transporter — MLSEKTIHKPSFIFILTLGLLSMLPPLGVDMYLPAFLRMSQDLHVSPEQIQHTLTFFAYGMAAGQLFWGPVGDSYGRKPIILLGVIVSAITALILTTINQIGSFTVLRFMQGFFGAAPVVLVGALLRDLFSKNELSRTMSTITLVFMVAPLVAPIIGGYLVTYFHWHSIFYVIAVMGALSTLLVFFIIPETHKKENRIPLRLNIVVRNFVNLWQKKEVLGYMFMSAFGFGGLFAFLTAGSIVYIGIYGIPEQNFGYFFMLNISVMTLGSFLNGRLVTKVGAEKMLQTGLIIQFLAAIWLLLVVFFDLGFWSMAIGVALFVGQNSLISSNAMASILEKFPAMAGTANSMVGSVRFGTGACVGSLVALMKINSAAPMLLTMVGCSFLAVSCYYFLTYKRL; from the coding sequence ATTTTGAGCGAAAAAACGATTCATAAACCCAGCTTTATTTTCATTTTGACCCTTGGGCTACTTTCAATGTTGCCGCCGCTTGGGGTAGATATGTATTTGCCTGCCTTTTTGCGAATGTCGCAAGATTTGCACGTTAGCCCTGAACAAATTCAGCATACCCTAACCTTTTTCGCTTACGGAATGGCAGCAGGACAGCTTTTCTGGGGGCCTGTGGGCGATAGCTATGGGCGCAAACCCATTATTCTGCTAGGCGTGATTGTCAGTGCCATTACTGCGTTAATTCTCACGACAATCAATCAAATTGGCAGTTTTACCGTGCTACGCTTTATGCAAGGCTTTTTTGGCGCAGCGCCAGTGGTTTTAGTAGGCGCATTGCTACGCGATCTGTTCAGTAAAAATGAACTTTCACGCACAATGTCCACAATCACCCTTGTGTTTATGGTAGCTCCACTGGTTGCACCAATTATTGGTGGCTATTTGGTAACTTATTTCCATTGGCACTCGATCTTTTATGTGATTGCGGTAATGGGCGCACTGAGTACCTTGCTGGTGTTTTTCATCATTCCTGAAACCCATAAAAAAGAAAATCGCATTCCTTTACGCTTAAACATTGTAGTACGCAATTTCGTCAATTTATGGCAGAAAAAAGAAGTGTTGGGTTATATGTTTATGAGCGCCTTTGGCTTTGGTGGCTTGTTTGCGTTCTTAACTGCGGGATCGATCGTATATATCGGCATTTATGGTATTCCAGAGCAAAACTTTGGTTATTTCTTTATGCTGAATATTAGCGTGATGACCTTAGGTTCGTTTTTGAATGGACGCTTGGTAACCAAAGTCGGCGCAGAAAAAATGCTGCAAACAGGTTTGATCATTCAATTTCTTGCGGCGATTTGGCTATTATTAGTGGTGTTTTTCGATCTTGGCTTTTGGTCAATGGCCATTGGCGTAGCACTGTTTGTTGGGCAGAATTCACTCATTAGCTCAAACGCAATGGCATCAATTTTAGAAAAATTCCCTGCAATGGCTGGCACAGCAAATTCAATGGTAGGCAGTGTGCGTTTCGGCACGGGCGCTTGTGTGGGATCGCTCGTTGCATTAATGAAAATTAACAGCGCCGCGCCAATGCTTTTAACCATGGTCGGCTGCTCATTTTTAGCGGTCAGCTGCTATTATTTCTTAACCTACAAGCGCCTATAA
- the cueR gene encoding Cu(I)-responsive transcriptional regulator, translating to MNISQAAEKTGLSAKQIRDYEKAGLLPEAQRTLSGYRFYSEQDLSQLRFISNARKVGFSLQQIRELLRLNSDPNRTSREVKAITEQHITELKDKIASLQEMLDLLQRWHCSCQGNDSPDCSILSGLTEKTKL from the coding sequence ATGAACATCAGCCAAGCAGCCGAGAAAACAGGTTTATCCGCCAAGCAAATTAGGGATTATGAAAAAGCGGGATTATTACCAGAGGCGCAACGCACTTTATCGGGTTATCGCTTTTATTCTGAGCAGGATTTAAGCCAGCTGCGCTTTATTAGTAACGCGCGTAAAGTGGGATTTTCATTGCAACAAATTCGCGAATTGTTAAGGTTAAATAGTGATCCGAATCGTACCAGTCGCGAAGTAAAAGCCATTACAGAACAACATATTACGGAGCTAAAAGATAAGATTGCGAGCTTACAAGAAATGTTGGATTTGTTGCAGCGCTGGCATTGTTCTTGCCAAGGGAATGATAGCCCTGATTGTTCTATTCTTTCAGGGCTAACGGAAAAAACGAAATTATAG